The following coding sequences lie in one Gammaproteobacteria bacterium genomic window:
- a CDS encoding pseudouridine synthase gives PTVFDDLPELKGGRWIAIGRLDINTTGLLLFTNDGALADRLMHPSSEVSREYACRILGEVTAEHLSALQKGVMLEDGMAKFDSIEMRQSTEGANSWFHVTLKEGRNREVRRLWDSQGLKVSRLIRIRYGPIRLDRWLSRGEHRHLKAGELRALYHEAGIPLEGE, from the coding sequence GCCCACCGTGTTCGACGACCTGCCGGAACTGAAGGGTGGTCGCTGGATCGCCATCGGGCGTCTCGACATCAATACCACCGGACTGCTGCTGTTTACCAACGATGGTGCACTGGCGGACAGGCTCATGCATCCCTCGTCCGAAGTGTCGCGAGAGTACGCCTGTCGCATTCTCGGTGAAGTCACGGCAGAGCACCTGTCTGCCTTGCAGAAGGGCGTGATGCTGGAGGATGGAATGGCGAAATTCGACAGCATCGAGATGCGCCAGTCGACGGAAGGAGCCAACAGCTGGTTCCACGTCACCTTGAAGGAAGGACGCAATCGCGAGGTGCGACGTCTATGGGATTCGCAGGGTCTCAAGGTCTCGCGGTTGATTCGGATCCGCTACGGTCCGATCCGGCTGGATCGCTGGTTGTCGCGCGGCGAACACCGGCATCTGAAAGCCGGTGAACTCCGCGCGCTGTATCACGAGGCAGGCATTCCTCTCGAGGGCGAATAG